The following coding sequences are from one Rutidosis leptorrhynchoides isolate AG116_Rl617_1_P2 chromosome 11, CSIRO_AGI_Rlap_v1, whole genome shotgun sequence window:
- the LOC139877039 gene encoding sphingosine kinase 1-like isoform X1: protein MDHHHQQQQQQQQHLLYEEVLINGTKTAFTLSSDGILRWYDHGNVLRSLSVEKQVLGVSIVGQQIIIRSFIENAGFCFGSCRASLVRKSFVFEALSIDSLRNLQDKIQGYIDSLGRPKKLFIFVNPFGGKKYASKIFTNDVKPVIEDANIEYTLQETKYQLHAKEVSHTLDLTKYNGILCVSGDGTLVEVVNGLLEREDWKSAVKIAIGVIPAGTGNGMIKSLLDSVDQPCTVAHATLAAIRGHKCSLDVATIWQGGTRFYSVLMFAWGLIADIDIESEQYRWMGSARMDIYGLQRMIRLRKYNGRVSFVPAPGFENVVEPICLGVESIQPLQARVNGYPGPNVELDGLSWRKIDGPFIGIWLQNVPWGSENAKAAPDAKFDDGYLDLILMRECPKLALVSLMSKMSNGHYVRSPHVLYIKVKAIILEPGSRTNDSTREGIIDSDGEVLARGNGTYKSHLKSLMLYDKLQIVVDQGLATLFTPI, encoded by the exons AtggaccaccaccaccaacaacaacaacaacaacagcagcatttACTCTACGAAGAAGTTCTAATCAACGGCACCAAAACAGCCTTCACTTTATCCAGCGACGGAATACTCCGGTGGTACGATCACGGCAACGTTCTCCGGTCCCTCTCCGTCGAGAAACAAGTTCTCGGTGTATCAATTGTCGGTCAACAGATCATAATTAGGTCATTTATCGAAAATGCTGGATTTTGTTTCGGAAGTTGCAGAGCAAGTTTAGTTAGAAAAAGCTTTGTTTTCGAGGCGTTATCTATCGATTCACTACGAAATTTGCAGGACAAGATTCAAGGATACATTGATTCATTAG GCCGACCAAAGAAGCTGTTTATATTTGTTAACCCATTTGGAGGGAAGAAATATGCTTCTAAGATATTTACAAATGATGTAAAGCCTGTAATCGAGGATGCTAACATCGAATATACTTTACAAG AAACGAAATATCAACTTCACGCGAAAGAAGTTTCTCATACATTGGATCTTACAAAGTATAACGGTATTCTTTGTGTTAGCGGAGATGGAACATTGGTTGAG GTTGTTAATGGATTGCTTGAACGAGAAGACTGGAAATCGGCAGTGAAGATAGCTATTGGGGTTATACCTGCCG GTActggaaatggcatgataaaatctCTTCTTGATTCGGTCGATCAACCATGTACAGTTGCTCATGCTACGCTTGCTGCTATCCGag GGCATAAATGCTCTCTGGATGTAGCCACTATTTGGCAAGGGGGGACTAGATTTTATAGTGTCCTCATGTTTGCATGGG gatTGATTGCAGATATAGATATAGAGTCTGAGCAGTATCGGTGGATGGGTAGTGCTCGAATGGATATCTAT GGTCTTCAACGAATGATACGACTGAGGAAATATAACGGGCGTGTTTCTTTTGTGCCTGCACCTGGTTTTGAAAATGTAGTAGAACCAATATGTTTAGGTGTTGAATCGATCCAACCACTTCAGGCTCGGGTCAATGGTTACCCGGGCCCAAATGTTGAATTGGATGGTTTAAGTTGGAGAAAGATTGATGGCCCGTTTATTGGTATTTGGCTTCAAAATGTTCCTTGGGGTTCTGAAAACGCTAAGGCTGCACCTGATGCCAAG TTTGATGATGGTTATTTAGACTTGATTCTAATGCGGGAGTGCCCAAAGTTAGCCTTGGTATCCTTGATGTCTAAAATGAGCAATGGCCATTATGTACGATCCCCACACGTCTTGTATATCAAG GTGAAGGCGATAATCTTAGAGCCAGGTTCGAGGACAAATGATTCAACAAGGGAAGGGATCATAGACTCGGATGGTGAAGTTTTAGCAAGAGGCAATGGGACGTATAAGTCTCACTTGAAGTCCTTGATGTTATATGATAAGTTGCAAATTGTAGTGGATCAGGGTTTAGCTACTTTGTTTACCCCTATTTAA
- the LOC139877039 gene encoding sphingosine kinase 1-like isoform X2 — MDHHHQQQQQQQQHLLYEEVLINGTKTAFTLSSDGILRWYDHGNVLRSLSVEKQVLGVSIVGQQIIIRSFIENAGFCFGSCRASLVRKSFVFEALSIDSLRNLQDKIQGYIDSLGRPKKLFIFVNPFGGKKYASKIFTNDVKPVIEDANIEYTLQETKYQLHAKEVSHTLDLTKYNGILCVSGDGTLVEVVNGLLEREDWKSAVKIAIGVIPAGTGNGMIKSLLDSVDQPCTVAHATLAAIRGLIADIDIESEQYRWMGSARMDIYGLQRMIRLRKYNGRVSFVPAPGFENVVEPICLGVESIQPLQARVNGYPGPNVELDGLSWRKIDGPFIGIWLQNVPWGSENAKAAPDAKFDDGYLDLILMRECPKLALVSLMSKMSNGHYVRSPHVLYIKVKAIILEPGSRTNDSTREGIIDSDGEVLARGNGTYKSHLKSLMLYDKLQIVVDQGLATLFTPI, encoded by the exons AtggaccaccaccaccaacaacaacaacaacaacagcagcatttACTCTACGAAGAAGTTCTAATCAACGGCACCAAAACAGCCTTCACTTTATCCAGCGACGGAATACTCCGGTGGTACGATCACGGCAACGTTCTCCGGTCCCTCTCCGTCGAGAAACAAGTTCTCGGTGTATCAATTGTCGGTCAACAGATCATAATTAGGTCATTTATCGAAAATGCTGGATTTTGTTTCGGAAGTTGCAGAGCAAGTTTAGTTAGAAAAAGCTTTGTTTTCGAGGCGTTATCTATCGATTCACTACGAAATTTGCAGGACAAGATTCAAGGATACATTGATTCATTAG GCCGACCAAAGAAGCTGTTTATATTTGTTAACCCATTTGGAGGGAAGAAATATGCTTCTAAGATATTTACAAATGATGTAAAGCCTGTAATCGAGGATGCTAACATCGAATATACTTTACAAG AAACGAAATATCAACTTCACGCGAAAGAAGTTTCTCATACATTGGATCTTACAAAGTATAACGGTATTCTTTGTGTTAGCGGAGATGGAACATTGGTTGAG GTTGTTAATGGATTGCTTGAACGAGAAGACTGGAAATCGGCAGTGAAGATAGCTATTGGGGTTATACCTGCCG GTActggaaatggcatgataaaatctCTTCTTGATTCGGTCGATCAACCATGTACAGTTGCTCATGCTACGCTTGCTGCTATCCGag gatTGATTGCAGATATAGATATAGAGTCTGAGCAGTATCGGTGGATGGGTAGTGCTCGAATGGATATCTAT GGTCTTCAACGAATGATACGACTGAGGAAATATAACGGGCGTGTTTCTTTTGTGCCTGCACCTGGTTTTGAAAATGTAGTAGAACCAATATGTTTAGGTGTTGAATCGATCCAACCACTTCAGGCTCGGGTCAATGGTTACCCGGGCCCAAATGTTGAATTGGATGGTTTAAGTTGGAGAAAGATTGATGGCCCGTTTATTGGTATTTGGCTTCAAAATGTTCCTTGGGGTTCTGAAAACGCTAAGGCTGCACCTGATGCCAAG TTTGATGATGGTTATTTAGACTTGATTCTAATGCGGGAGTGCCCAAAGTTAGCCTTGGTATCCTTGATGTCTAAAATGAGCAATGGCCATTATGTACGATCCCCACACGTCTTGTATATCAAG GTGAAGGCGATAATCTTAGAGCCAGGTTCGAGGACAAATGATTCAACAAGGGAAGGGATCATAGACTCGGATGGTGAAGTTTTAGCAAGAGGCAATGGGACGTATAAGTCTCACTTGAAGTCCTTGATGTTATATGATAAGTTGCAAATTGTAGTGGATCAGGGTTTAGCTACTTTGTTTACCCCTATTTAA